AGCGAAGGCTTAAAATTTTACGCGCTATGTATGCGGCGACGTAAAATACCGCGAGCTTCGAGTTTAAATTTAGCCCGCGCCTTAAATTTATAGCTCGCGCGCCCTAAATTTAAGGATAAATTCAAAGCTCTAAGTTTAAAATTTTGCCGTAGCGGGGCGGAGCGCAGAAGTGAAATTTCGCATAAAAGCGGCGCCGAATTTCAGCGCGCGGAAGTGAAATTTAAAGCAAAATTCTGCGCGCAAGCAAACTCCCGCAAATCAAATCATCGGAGTAAAAATGAGATATATTTTCGGGCCCGTGACCTCGCGTAGGTTCGGGCGCAGCCTCGGCATCGATCTGAGCCCGCAGCGCAAGCAGTGCAACTTCAACTGCGTCTATTGCGAGCTGGGCGCGGGCAAGCCGGTAAGCGCGATGAGCGAGCCCTGTGAGATCGGCCCGGTCATCGCCGAGCTGAAAACCGCGCTGCAAAGCCACGCGGGTATTGACGTCA
The DNA window shown above is from uncultured Campylobacter sp. and carries:
- a CDS encoding radical SAM protein, which produces MRYIFGPVTSRRFGRSLGIDLSPQRKQCNFNCVYCELGAGKPVSAMSEPCEIGPVIAELKTALQSHAGIDVITITANGEPTLHPRFAELVDALKALNLPQKLLVLSNGSLVRENSATLAKLDICKFS